GAGAAGCTTTAACGAAGGAAGCCACAACTTCGACATAAACCACGTTTCCAATCTATTAACTTCTCAGGTGAAGAGAAGCTATAAGAATACTTACGAAGAGTTGTCGCCTGACTTGTTTCCAATCTATTAACTTCTCAGGTGAAGAGAAGCATTTCGGCTTCTGAAGCCTCTTTTAACTGGACAACCCCATGCGGGGTTTCCAATCTATTAACTTCTCAGGTGAAGAGAAGCAATGCCCTGAATCATTTGTACAAAAAGGGGGTATCTATGCTGTTGGTTTCCAATCTATTAACTTCTCAGGTGAAGAGAAGCAACTATATCCTCATCGAAGATGGGATATTAAAGTATCAGTTTCCAATCTATTAACTTCTCAGGTGAAGAGAAGCACGGAAATTATCGAGATTGGAGAGTCTCCTCGAAAGTTTCCAATCTATTAACTTCTCAGGTGAAGAGAAGCTCATTGGATATGAGGGAGGTGGCGCTTTGGGTGGAGTTTCCAATCTATTAACTTCTCAGGTGAAGAGAAGCTCTTCCTGCAATCGAGGTTAACGCTGAGATTCTTGCTGATGTTTCCAATCTATTAACTTCTCAGGTGAAGAGAAGCTTCCTTTCTGGGACTTCTTTGAACCCACACATGAGCCCTCTCAGTTTCCAATCTATTAACTTCTCAGGTGAAGAGAAGCTCTATGGCAGACATTAGCTTACTTTAAGTATACAGAGTGTTTCCAATCTATTAACTTCTCAGGTGAAGAGAAGCTTGGATGCGCTTTGCATCTTGAACAACATGTAATAAGTTTCCAATCTATTAACTTCTCAGGTGAAGAGAAGCCTGTGTTTAATCAAAGCACTGGTCACTACGAAGACAGTTTCCAATCTATTAACTTCTCAGGTGAAGAGAAGCAGGGGACTTCCCCACTTATCGAGAGCTACCCTAGGCGAGTTTCCAATCTATTAACTTCTCAGGTGAAGAGAAGCCCTAGTCTGTCAAACCTTTTGCCGGAGCGAACTCCAGAAGCAGTTTGCGACCGATAGCCAAATCATAACGAAAACTCTCCAAACAAGTCAACAAAAACCCCCTGAAAGCGTTACAGCACTTAACATCGAGCGTTCAAATAAAAGAATAGCCATTTCAGCCATTATGGCGATCAATCGCTAAACAATCGTTGAAGAAGGCGGCATGAGCAACGGCGGTTCGCCCCAAATTTCCACCTGCCCCAAAGTATGACCCGAAATCGGATAAAACCGTAAACTATCCTGTTCTTCCTCCCGATAATATCGCCGCAAACGTTGTTTTAGTTCCCCATATTTTTTTACTGACAAACGACATTCAAACACAGAAAATTGCACCCGACACCCATAACCTTCTAACAAATCAGCAATCTTTTTACGACGCTTATTATCAGAAATATCATAGGCAACAAGATAAAACATTTGAGCAGGTATCAGGTATCAGGTATCAGAAGAAAATTAACGGATTTGATAGGGAGCATAACCATTAACTGGTTGATAAATAAAATTTTGATAAGCTCGTACCTGTGTCGTTAACAAATGCCAACGCATCTCCCTTTCATCTCCAACATTAATCACCTCCTCCATTTGCCGAACAAATGCAGACAAATAAATTTTGCGCCCAGCACTATTTAAAAAACAGCCCCCATCTCGATACACAAAATCCTCACTAGAAATCACCTTTTTATTAATCAAATACAACACCAGACCATCCACCAAGGGAGCACGAAACTCCTCGATCAAATCAGAAACTAACGCCGCATGACGTTCCGACCCCTGATGTAAACAGGCTTGATAAGGATCAAGCCCCCGAATTTCGACCAACGCCAACAAATGATTCCAGAGCACCTGATAACCAAAACTGAGGAGCGCATTGACCGGATTGAGAGGAGGGCGACGGGAACGACTCACAAAACAAAAATCGCTATTGCGCAGACATTCCCCAAAGGCCGAAAAATAACTCGCTGCTGCTGCTCCTTCTAACCCCATTAACCTCTCCGTTGTTTCTGCTGCTAGTATTTGCGATCGCAGATGCTGGAGCGTTGAAATCGATAAAGTCAAAATCGCCGTCGGATATTTCCGGTTCTGTCGTAACAACAGCACCCGACAATTGTGAACCTTCGCCGCCACGAGCGAACGAGCCACTGAGAGCTTTTCTGTTACCGAAAGCCCCTGCTGATACCGCGCCAACTGACGATAACCCCGTTCCACCGCCATCACCCGCCCGTAGCAATACCCCAACCGCGAAAGAAAAACGATAGGAATATCCCGCCACAGACAAGCCCGCATTGCTTGGATCGACACTTGGGATTGCCCAAAAATCAGCACCTGCTCTAAAAGTGGTAACTGTACCTGAGCGAGACAAGTTTCCCGCTGCCATACTTCCAGAAACTCGTGTTTGAGGCGGACATAACAGCCCTGCTCAGATACGTAGAGGGTTTTCATCGCTCCGAACGACGGGGCGGGTCAAGATCGGAATGGGGGTCTGGTGGATAGAGATCGCCGCGTCGCCGCGCTGCCGACATCTGAACTGGATTTCCCCCTTTTAGCAACCAGATCGTAATGCCGTCCATTACGCCACAAACTACAAAGGTTGACCCCATCACTAATAAGGTATTCATGATCACTGCCGCTAAACCTAACGGGGCAATCAAGAGAATCACTAAGGTAATTCCTCCGTTGGCGATCGCCGCCGCACTATTGCGTACAAAAATGCCGCGTTTTGCTAAATACATCGCTGTATTCCCCATCAATAGTTTTTCGAGAAAGATAGTTTTAGAGAAAATTCGAGAAAAAAAATTGTTGCCCAAGTCTCCACACATCAGACATCTGAACGCAGGAACAAACCTGCAAGACCGAGGGAAAAGGCTCCCACAAAACGGCTAATCATCTTCGCCGCTGGATCGGGATAACAACGTTGATAATCACAGATTTGTTCGCCGCTGTTATAGATTTTGACAGCGAGGGAGATTCCTCCTACTGCAACAAAGGTCGCCATAAAAAACCTGAGACAACCGAGATTTTGATTCATCTCCCAACACCTTTCGTTAGAACTACGTCCCTATTCAAACAAGACCTCCACCCAAAAGTCTCGTAAAACCCAATCTCAATCAAAAACGGCAAACCTAGGTCAGATAAGCATTGATCGCGATGTCAAAATAGCGGCTTTTTATGGACAATGAACTAACTTGCTGCTGCACAAGCCATGCCCAAAGTTTCCCAGTCACATTCCTACTCCGATCAAAAAAGCTTGGAACGCCTATTGATCTTGATCGCCGTGATGGTGCGTTATCCCGGTGTCGGTTGTCCAGACCCCGACAGTTGGGGCGAAAAGATAGAACATCACAATGCCCTTGCTGAAGTCCGCGAAAAATGGCAGGAGATTGCCGCCCAGCTAGGGATTAACTTTAAACCCAACTATCCGGCGATCGCCACACTCCGCAAAGACTTAAGCTTTCTGCGTCAATATGGCATCCTCGAACACCGTATGTATCGCTGGGGTTACTATCTCGGCACAGGAGTTTTTACCGTAGAAGATCTCCAACTAGCCCTAAATAGTATGGGGGCGATCGCCCACGACCAAGGCGACTTTCGGTATCGCCAAACCCTAAACAAAATCCAAAAATACCTGCGGGGATTTGACTTTGGGCAGACCGACCCAGACTACCCCATCCGCCAAAACCTCAACCGTCCCGTTAACTGGACAGACCCAGAAATCATGATGGAACAAGGCGAATATCGCAAGACCTTATTTCATCACCTCAAAACAGTCGAACAAGCCATTTGGCAAGGACAGGCGATCGAAATCAGCCGCCATAGTTCCCCCTACAATGGCAAACATTTAGGCACTCATATTGTGATTCCTCTCCAACTCATTTTCTATAACGTCGCTTGGTATCTCCTCTACGAAGACTGTAAAAATCACTGCTTTGTGATTGGTCGTATGAATCGGTTTACAGACTACTGTGAAATTATTACCCAACAAGGTCGAGGACTCGCCGCCCAGCGGGAAAATCTCAACCAAGCCCAAAGACTTTTAAACAATGGCTGGGGCTTAAACCTCGGCAACGAACAAGAACAAATCCAAGAACGACTCGGTAAACTACCCTTTACAGACATCAAAGTTCGCTTCTTTCACCCTGCTAGTCGTATGATCCTCGAAGCAGAACAACGCCACCCCAGCCAACAGCTTCGTCGAGGCAAAAAAAATCCAGACACGGGGCAACCCAAATTTGTGGATTATAGAGTGATCTTACCCCCCCGCTCGATCCCCGAATTTATGACATGGGTGATGAAATATGGTGGTAACGTCAAGGTGCTTTCTCCCCCAGATTTAGTCGACACTCACCGTCAAGCAGCGCAGAAATTGGCACAGCGCTATGACCTGCTCTAACTTGTTTGCAAACATTATGGAAACTGTGGTCTATTTCCTTGTTTCAGAGGGGCGATCGCCCCCTAGGGCAAAATCCCAGTCCAAGTAATCGTTTGAGTCGTACTATTGTCAGCGAAAGAGCGAGTCGCAATCACTTCAATTTCTACGCCTGTGCCACTTTGGAGATATTTAAAATTCATCGGCAAGTCACCAAGGTGCAATAAAAATTCTTCGCCATTTTGCTCGAAGTAAGCAGGAGTTAAATCTGCTTCGTAGCGACTCGTATAGGTATAGCCTTCGCGAAATTCTGGCTCAGCATCACGGGTGCGGTAGACAACTCTGAAATCGGTATCGATCCAGTCAGCATATTCTCCCAGATCAACCAATGTCATTTTTAGATCTCGTCCTTCTCCACTCACACTTTGGCGGATGAGCTGGGTTGCGTCTGCTTTGGCGATCGCCCTGTTGACGACGATTTCATAACCTTCCCCCTGACGTCTGAGATCATAATCGAGCCAGAGATCGCCCGTTTGCTCTACCGAAATGTTGCGGCGATCGCCTAAACGAAGATTAAATTGAGCACTACTAAAATCCTGTATTGGTGGAGTCGCTTGCCAAACTAACGAGACAGGCACTTCCGCAAACTCAACATATTCCGTGAAATTGTTCGGAGCCTTGGAACCACTCGCCAATTTACTGAGGAGACCAGACTGGGAACGCCAAATATTTTTCGAGAGCATCACCCCACTACTATGCAATTCAGCAACCGTCGCACTTTTAAAAGGGGAATCGCTCGGAATGGCAGTGTAATTTTGAACGAGGGTAACTTTCCCAAATACACCATCCTGGGCAATTAAACCCTCTCTGCCATCCCTTCCATCACGACCGTCGCGGCAATAGTAGGTACGCGTTTTACATTTCTCTTCGCGGTAAGTGGTTCCATCGGAGCGCTTCTTTTCTTCCCACTCACAGGTTCTGACACGCCAAGAGTTGTCATAGCAGTCGCAACCATCACCGCCGTAGCCGCCCCGACCCGCTGCCCCGGCCTGGCCACCGCTCACATCTACAAAAACATTGCGTAAATCTTGGGGCTGTTGATAAAAAATCGTGACATTACCGCCATTGCCACCGCGTCCACCATTGCCGCCAGCACCACCATTACCGCCATCTGCACCGTAAATATTGTATTCTGGCCGACTCCAATACACTGGACAACGGGCAGCCTCACCATGGTCGCCATCGTCACCATCCCGCCCATCGCTGCCGGATAGATCAAAACTGAGGGAGGCACCTTCGGCATAAATTATTTGGTCAACGCCATCTATACCGTTGCGGCCATCTCGCCCAGAACGGCCATCTCGACCATCAGACCCCCATGTGGTGTAGGAAGAAAACCAAGGTGCTGCTTCAAGGACGCTACCGAGGCGATCGCCCCACAGGATAGGGACGGCAAGGCTACCAAAAACAAACAGACTACCAAGGGTAAAATATCGAAACTTTTTCATTGATTTTTCTGACGTCGGCTATGGTTACTGACGTGGGAACTGACTAGGAGTTTCTGCCGTCGCATTGTAATTTTCGCCAGCGCTCCACCAAGCAATCCCATAATTTTGTTGTCTTTCATTGGCACGATCTGCAAACATCACCCGCAATTTGTATTGACCCGTCGTTGGCACCGGGCAAAAGAGATGTTCAACACTATCGACGCGACTGTCAGAGTGACAGATGGCATCCTTGAGATTGTCGCTAGTGGCAGGCAAGAGGTAAAGATTGAGATTATTTAAACCCAAGTCTTGGAAGGTTTCGTTGACATCAAAGCGATTATTGTCGTTTAAATCATTGAGCTCAACGCGTCGATCCCACGCAGTTGTCGCCGCCACAAAAGATGATGCGGGTAACGGTGTTTGGATCAGGTAATCGTGATAACTTTGGTGGTCAATTTCGTCATAGTTCCAGCCGATACTGGCAACGGGGGCTGTTGGTGACCATTGACCTCCTGCCAACTGTCGGTAGGCGCGCAGGGCGTTGAGCTGACCTGTGCCCATTTGCATATTGAGGGGGATTTCAGGGTTGGTGGCGGCATCGGAATCCAGCCAAGTGCGATTATCTTTGGTAAAGATTGTCCGTGCCATTCCTAGCCTTTTGCCGTCACCTTGATCTTCTAGTTTTTCGGCGGCGTTGAGTAAAACGGCTTTCATCACTTCATGGCGGCGCGAGTCTAAACTCCAGTTTGTTGCTTGGGCTTTAATTTGACGATCGCCGTATTCCTGAAGGAGAGCGACTGTTGCGGTAATGTGGGGCGCTGCAAAGCTTGTGCCACTGACCCGTTTAATTTTATTAAAAGTGGTGATCAGATTTAAACGACTACCCGGTGCGGCCAGACTAATGGCGCGGCGATCGCCATCATTAATTTCAGCTCGAATGAGAGAACTGCCAATGCCCTCTGGTATGTCGCTGAGATTGGCAAAGTCGATTTTATTAAACTCTTGCCCTTGAAATTGCGTCGTGTAGGCCGTTGTGATGCCGTTAAAATGATCCGTTGGAATGGGAATACCACCACTGCCTTGGTTCCCCGCCACCACATGCAGCACATCGTAAACCCGCGCTGTCCAGTCAAGACATTGGGTAAACAAAGAATTACCATCTAAAACTGGATTCGGGCGATCGTCCCGGTCTAAAGATTCCCCGAAACTGA
This region of [Limnothrix rosea] IAM M-220 genomic DNA includes:
- a CDS encoding helix-turn-helix transcriptional regulator, with the protein product MPKVSQSHSYSDQKSLERLLILIAVMVRYPGVGCPDPDSWGEKIEHHNALAEVREKWQEIAAQLGINFKPNYPAIATLRKDLSFLRQYGILEHRMYRWGYYLGTGVFTVEDLQLALNSMGAIAHDQGDFRYRQTLNKIQKYLRGFDFGQTDPDYPIRQNLNRPVNWTDPEIMMEQGEYRKTLFHHLKTVEQAIWQGQAIEISRHSSPYNGKHLGTHIVIPLQLIFYNVAWYLLYEDCKNHCFVIGRMNRFTDYCEIITQQGRGLAAQRENLNQAQRLLNNGWGLNLGNEQEQIQERLGKLPFTDIKVRFFHPASRMILEAEQRHPSQQLRRGKKNPDTGQPKFVDYRVILPPRSIPEFMTWVMKYGGNVKVLSPPDLVDTHRQAAQKLAQRYDLL
- the cas2 gene encoding CRISPR-associated endonuclease Cas2, with the protein product MFYLVAYDISDNKRRKKIADLLEGYGCRVQFSVFECRLSVKKYGELKQRLRRYYREEEQDSLRFYPISGHTLGQVEIWGEPPLLMPPSSTIV
- the csx18 gene encoding CRISPR-associated protein Csx18; the protein is MYLAKRGIFVRNSAAAIANGGITLVILLIAPLGLAAVIMNTLLVMGSTFVVCGVMDGITIWLLKGGNPVQMSAARRRGDLYPPDPHSDLDPPRRSER
- the cas1 gene encoding CRISPR-associated endonuclease Cas1; the encoded protein is MKTLYVSEQGCYVRLKHEFLEVWQRETCLAQVQLPLLEQVLIFGQSQVSIQAMRACLWRDIPIVFLSRLGYCYGRVMAVERGYRQLARYQQGLSVTEKLSVARSLVAAKVHNCRVLLLRQNRKYPTAILTLSISTLQHLRSQILAAETTERLMGLEGAAAASYFSAFGECLRNSDFCFVSRSRRPPLNPVNALLSFGYQVLWNHLLALVEIRGLDPYQACLHQGSERHAALVSDLIEEFRAPLVDGLVLYLINKKVISSEDFVYRDGGCFLNSAGRKIYLSAFVRQMEEVINVGDEREMRWHLLTTQVRAYQNFIYQPVNGYAPYQIR
- a CDS encoding S8 family serine peptidase is translated as MQRFGRSSLFVKFMAVPTVFLGNATAIANPLYPSISDSGIQALTLHAEPYDLLGRKIAIGQVEIGRPGKFGFDKRAAWQPQLNLSELFYVDGKAISDENVDDHAAMVASVMVSNDKRQLGVAPAARLFVSAVGSLNDAGQPEECLATQHIARQNSGDVRAINFSFGESLDRDDRPNPVLDGNSLFTQCLDWTARVYDVLHVVAGNQGSGGIPIPTDHFNGITTAYTTQFQGQEFNKIDFANLSDIPEGIGSSLIRAEINDGDRRAISLAAPGSRLNLITTFNKIKRVSGTSFAAPHITATVALLQEYGDRQIKAQATNWSLDSRRHEVMKAVLLNAAEKLEDQGDGKRLGMARTIFTKDNRTWLDSDAATNPEIPLNMQMGTGQLNALRAYRQLAGGQWSPTAPVASIGWNYDEIDHQSYHDYLIQTPLPASSFVAATTAWDRRVELNDLNDNNRFDVNETFQDLGLNNLNLYLLPATSDNLKDAICHSDSRVDSVEHLFCPVPTTGQYKLRVMFADRANERQQNYGIAWWSAGENYNATAETPSQFPRQ